From Pyxicephalus adspersus chromosome 7, UCB_Pads_2.0, whole genome shotgun sequence, a single genomic window includes:
- the WIPI2 gene encoding WD repeat domain phosphoinositide-interacting protein 2 isoform X2: MNLASQNVEAGGAQLLFANFNQDNTSLAVGIKSGYKFFSLSSVDKLEQIYECTDTEDVCIVERLFSSSLVAIVSLKAPRKLKVCHFKKGTEICNYSYSNTILAVKLNRQRLIVCLEESLYIHNIRDMKVLHTIRETPPNPAGLCALSINGDNCYLAYPGSASIGEVQVFDTVNLRAANMIPAHDSPLAALAFDASGTKLATASEKGTVIRVFSIPEGQKLFEFRRGVKRCVTIFSLAFSMDGIFLSASSNTETVHIFKLETVKEKPVEEPTTWTGYFGKVIMASTSYLPSQVTEMFNQGRAFATVRLPFCGHKNICTLAMIQKIPRLLVGAADGYLYIYNLDPQEGGECTLMKQHRLDGSMEPSNEILEPASHERPLVSKNYSGATSKDTYSTSPTNHGFSSYLDTEDVYAYYH, from the exons atcTCTGGCTGTTGGAATCAAGTCTGGCTATAAGTTTTTCTCCTTGTCATCTGTGGATAAACTAGAGCAAATATATGAATGCA CTGATACAGAGGATGTCTGCATTGTGGAGCGTCTGTTTTCCAGTAGTCTTGTTGCAATCGTCAGCCTCAAAGCACCACGAAAACTTAAAGTCTGCCATTtcaaaaaaggaacagaaatcTGTAACTACAGTTACTCCAACACAATTTTGGCTGTGAAATTAAATCGTCAG AGGCTGATTGTATGCCTTGAGGAGTCTCTGTACATACACAATATAAGAGACATGAAAGTCCTGCACACTATTCGGGAAACTCCTCCTAACCCCGCAG GTCTATGTGCATTGTCAATTAATGGAGACAACTGCTACTTGGCCTATCCTGGTAGTGCATCTATCGGAGAGGTCCAGGTCTTTGACACTGTGAACCTG AGAGCTGCAAATATGATACCTGCTCATGACAGCCCACTGGCAGCTTTAGCATTTGACGCAAGTGGTACAAAACTAGCAACTGCATCAGAAAAG GGCACAGTGATACGCGTTTTTTCCATTCCAGAAGGTCAAAAACTGTTTGAATTCCGCAGAGGAGTGAAAAG GTGTGTGACAATATTTTCCCTAGCTTTCAGCATGGATGGCATATTTCTTTCAGCTTCAAGTAACACAGAAACTGTGCATATTTTCAAGTTAGAAACTGTCAAAGAAAA gcctGTTGAGGAGCCAACCACCTGGACGGGATATTTTGGAAAAGTTATCATGGCGTCCACCAGTTACTTGCCCTCACAAGTAACTGAAATGTTCAACCAAGGAAGAGCTTTTGCAACTGTTCGTTTGCCTTTTTGCGGTCACAAAAACATCTGTACATTAGCAAT GATTCAAAAGATTCCTCGGTTACTTGTTGGTGCAGCAGATGGTTAcctttacatatataatttgGACCCACAAGAGGGTGGGGAGTGCACACTAATGAAACAACACAG aTTGGATGGAAGTATGGAGCCTTCCAATGAAATTCTAGAGCCAGCATCTCACGAAAGACCATTAGTGTCAAAGAACTACAGTGGTGCAACATCAAAAGATACATATTCCACATCACCAACAAATCATG